ACCCCGACGGGAAAAATTTACTTGATGAGTTACCCACCCTACAGCTTGATGTTGTGATTACTGATATTCGCATGCCACAAATCAATGGCCTTGAGCTGATTAAACAGTTAAAAGCCAACCATCCGCAAATACGCTCCATCCTAATGAGTGGATTTGTGGAATTTAATTATGCCAGAGAAGCTATACGCAGCTCTGCTGTAGACTACTTATTAAAGCCAATCGATAAAGTGCAACTGTTCGAACTGCTTTATCATTTGGAGGAAGAGCAGGAATCCTCTCGTAACAAGGAGGAACGTCACCGTTCCGGGCTCTTGCTGACACTTCTGCATATCGAAGAGCCTCCTTCCCCCTTGCTAATGTCGAGCCTTACCTTGCCCCAGCCTTATTTCTCGGTATTTGTGTTCAAAGGAAGATCTAGAGAACCGGTCTGTTCCTGTGCAGACAGTCTGAGGCAAGAGAAGGCATTTAGCATCGACAGCTTGGAGATTCAAAATGGATTATACGTCTGGTTCCTGTATTCTACAATTCCACTCTCAGACAGCGATTGGAACGACATCGGCGACAGAATTCGAATCTCTGCCAGTGGCATGACACTGCATGTAGGTACTAGCAGTTCCTATAATGATACCGCCAAGCTTAGACAAGCGTATCTGGATGCCAAGTTAGCTTGCAATGTCGGCATTTACAATCCAAATCGACTACATTACGCGAATATCCAACAGGTTCGTCAGCCAGAGGTAAATATTCTTGATTCATTTCATGCGATCAAAGAACCATTGATCCACGATCTGCAAATTCTGAATATGGAGGGTGTCTTAGAGCGGGTGCATACCTTATTCTCAGAGCTGAAATCACAACAAACTGCACCTGATCAAATTCTCCGTGTCTGTCGGTGGGTTGAAGAAACTGTACAGAAAGAACTGCAAGAGTTTGAGACCCTCTACAAAGGCGCTCCAGACCTTGGGCTAGATGAAAGAATTGCGTCCAGTATGAGCTTCAGTGAAATCGAGTGCGTGTTCACCGATCATTTTTCAAGCATTCTATCTGAGATCAGAACACATCGCCTAGAGATGTCCGGTACAGCTATAGAAACTATAAAGCGCTGGATCTCCGCCAACTATAATCAACATGCGGATCTGAATACCTTGGCGAACATGGTATTTTTGACACCAAGCTATTTAAGTAAACTATTTAAACAAGAGACTGGGCTTACACTAACGGACTACATCACGGAAATCCGGCTTCGTAAAGCCAAGCATCTGCTCAAGAGTGCCCCAGACCTAAAGATTCACGAGATTGGAGCAGAAGTTGGATACGGTGATCCTGCCTATTTCAATAAGCTTTTTAAACGTGTAGTCGGCGTTACACCCAATGAATATAAACGAATTTCTATCGTATAAGGAGTTTGATCACTTGCAATCACAGATTCACACGAGCAGCGATAATCATGAAATCACCGTCTATGACACCACAGAACTATACGGTGAACAAGGTGCGTTCCGCGTCATGCAGTTTTCCAATCAGGCCATTCAAGGTGCGATGGATCTCAATGACCCAGAACGAATTGTGTTTGAATATCCAAGAGCCATTATTCACTTGATGGAATTCAATGCCCCCGCTTTTGAGGACGTCTTTCTTATTGGTCATGGGATTGGAACGATTGCCGGGCATTTTCCGGACAAAAGATTTAAAGTAGCTGAGCTAGATAGTGAAGTAGTGGAATTAAGCCGCCGCTGTTTTGGATACAGCCAAGATAACGTGAAGATCGGAGACGGACGCCAGCTCCTTGAAGGTGAGGAACCACAGAAATATGATTACATCGTCTTAGACGCTTTCACCGCCGCAGGCACGCCGAGACATTTAATTTCCAGTGAATTTTTCAGCATCGCTCGTTCAAAACTGAATTCCGAAGGGTATATCCTTATGAATTTAATGGGAAAAGGAGAAAATGATCCGCACATTAACGCTATTTACACAACACTCGCGGAAGAGTTTATGTATATCAAATCCTTTTCACTGCCTTCAGAAGGGGCTGCGGATATCCAAAACATCATTATTATAGGTGGCTTTAAGCCGATTCGCTTTCAAGCTCGCCAGATGGCAGGCTTTAATGAAATCCAGCTTGGGCAAGGATATCTTATTCGGGATTAAGCTTTTAAAAATGACCTCATCCTCCACTTCACTGTGGATTTTGAGGTCATTTTTGGGTTGTTACTATCTGATATCCTTTACACCGGATTAGGGACAAAGCTGCCACCTCGGCAATACTTCAAATAATTTAGCGCATGTACTTGTCCAGTCATTTCTAGCTCACCCTGGTAGACAGGATCATGCCAGCCTTCAATATCAATAGTTCCCTTATAGCCGGCTTGGCGCAGAATCGAGATGATATCCACCCAATTCGTATCTCCAAAGCCAGGTGTCCGGTCCCACACATAAGTCTTAGGTCCATGAATCCCGTATTCCTTGACGATATCCCAAGCGATGGTGGCATCCTTGCCATGTACATGGAATACCTTATCCACCCATTTGCGTAGCTGTGGAATTGGATCAATCAGACCTATCAGCTGGTGGCAAGGCTCCCATTCCAGACCCAGATTGTCTGCCGGAACGGCATTGAACATCTTCTCCCAGGCTGAAGGATTGTGGGCGATGTTCCACTCTCCGGCCTGCCAATTTCCGCCCATAGCGCAATTCTCAAATGCAATTTTTAGGCCGCGATCCGCTGCCCTCTTGGACAATTCTCCGAACACCTCTGCAAATCTCGGAATCGACTCGTCAATCGACGAACCCGGCAGACGGCCAGTGAATCCGCCGATAATATCTGTGCCGAATAAATGGGCATGATCAATCAATCGCTCCCAACTGGCGAGTGTGTCAGCATTGTCTCCATCTCCTGAAAGTGGATTGCCATAAATTCCAACGGAAGAGATGACAAAATCATGCTCAGCAGCCAGCCCCCTTACTCGTGCAGCTGTTTCTACAAGATTGGTTTCACCTGTGGTCTGCCAAAAGTTCAGGTTAAACGATTCAAACCCATGCTGAACAATTTGCGGAATAACGGCGACTGCCTCCCCGCCACGAACCAGAGTACCTATTCTTAATGTGTCTTGCATTTGGGTTTACCACTCCAATGATATGGTTTATAGTCAGGATTAAACTTTAGCCTTGATCATCTTGCAGGAGCCACGCTTGAGCAATACCGCATCGTAGACAATATGCTGATGGCCTGACCGTCCAGAAATAAGATCAAACAAGACGCCCACACTGGATAAAGCCATTTCTGTACCTGGTTGGCTGATCGTATCAAGTGAAGGATGAAAATATTCCGCCATCTCAATCCCGTCAAAGCCAATGATTGAAATATCATCCGGGATAGACAACCCCGCGGTAAGTACAGCTTTGGCAGCACCGATAGCAATCGTGTCGGAAGCAGCAAATATTGCGGTTACTCCCTTATTCCTTTTAAGCAGTCTGCGCGTCGCATCAAATCCCGAGCTAGGACTGTATTCACAATCCTCCACCAACTGTGCATCGTAAGGCAGATTATGTTCTTCCAGTGCTTTTTTGTAGCCCAAATATCGTCGATTCCCCGTAGTTTCATCCAACAATGGGGACTTGGCTAAAAACCCGATATTCTCATGTCCAAGTGAGATCAAATAATTGGTGGCCTTATAAGCTTCTTTCAATTCATTAATGGTGACACTGGAAAAGATATCAGGGTCCACCTCTTGTGTGGAGGTGATCGTCGTCAGAACAAAAGGGACCGTCAGCTGCTTGAATTTCTCTTCGGAATGATTGTAGGTTCCGCCCATGAAGATAATCCCGCATAGATTTTTTTCTTTGGTCAGCTGGATCGCTGCATTGATTTCATCCGTACCATCCTCTACCTGATGAATAAGGAAGGGATAACCTCGTAGATTAGCCTGACGCTCGATCTCTTTGATCATATTGGAGAAGAACGGATTAGTAATCCCCTTGACCATTAGTGCAATGTTCTTAGACTCCGTAGTTTTTAAATTTCTTGCATTGGAATTGGGAATGTAATTGTATTCCTTAACAACATTCAGAACCTTTTCCCGTGTAGCCTTACTCACCAGCCCCTTATTGTTGATGACCCTGGAAACCGTCGAGATGCCCACACCGGAAATCCGCGCGATATCCTTGATATTTACGTCCACTATACTCCCCCACTTATAAGTAAGGGAGCTATATGCTACTATAGCTCCCTCACACCTTTTAACGTTCTTTAGTTCACTGGAACAAACTCAGCCAATTGCTTTTCTACTTCGGCAATAACCTTGTCAACTCCTGCTTTTTTCAGTTGCTCACGGTATTCCGCTACAGCAGCTTTAGGATCTTTGCTTGTTTTACCAAGCATCAATTGAATACCAAGCTGGGAATTCACGTTGGAGATGGAAGCAATTTCTGTAGTTACATTCGATGGATCAAAGCTAAAGCCATTGTATGGATCATCGATAGCGACTTTATCCCACTCTGCAAACAAGGAGTTACGAATTGGGTTTTCTGTATCCGTAGGAACTACGAATTTGTCATTACGAAGTGACCAAGCAGCGAAACCTCCGCCATCAGTTTTTTCGTTGAAGCCTGCAGGCTGCTTTTTAACACCATTTTCCATAACATATTGTTTGCCTTCAATACCGTTTTGGATGAGGTTGTAGTAGCTTTCGTCAGTCATAAACTTCTCGATCACCATCAAAGAGCGCTCTGGATTCTCGGAGTTCGTGCTGATTACAGTCGAGTTGTCAACACCCATCTTACGTTTGATCTTCTTGTTGGCTTCCGCAAAAGTGAAGAATGCAGTTTCTGCCTCTGGTTGTGCCTTCAAATCTGCACCGTATTGGCCGATCCAGTCCTGAGCATGAGTCAAATAACCTGCGGAGTTTGCTGCTCTGAAGTTATCTTTGCTGCCAAGAGTTGCAGACAGCACATCTTTGCCCCAGTATCCTTTATCTGCCCATTCACGCATCTTCACAGCCCAATCTTCAAATTCCTGAGTGTATGCTGGATGGAAGACGGTCTTGTAGTCCTCTGGACTTTTGGTCACAAGATTCAGTTCATTCAAAGATATACCAGGTGCGTTAAGCCACATTCCTGTAGTATCTACGAGCATTCTGAACATATTGGCTGCATCTTCAGCCTTACCGTTAATTGGTGGGAAGGACTCATTGGCAACTACGTTATCCATGTATTTAACCATATCATCGATAGTGGTGATTTTATCCATGCCGTATTTTTTCAGCAAGTCTACACGATAGGCATAACCATTTGGTGTATATTCGCTATAAAGACTCGGAACACCATAGATTTTACCTTTGTATTTAGTATTTTCCCATACACTAGCAGGGATTTCTGCCTTCAGCTTAGGAGCAACTTTATCGAGCATATCTGTAAGGTCCACTAAAGCGCCTTCACTAGCCAATGTAAAGTAAGATACTGGTGCTCCTGGAGATGCATGAGACATATCAAACTTCTCACCTGAAGCAAATAGCAACGGGTATTTCGTATTGATATCCGGCCAGTCAATATACTTCACTTCAATTGTAGCGTTGAGATCAGCTTTGAGCTTTTTGTTAATTTCAGCTAGAATCGCCTTATTTTGAACGCCTTCACTGCCCCACAGGTAGTACACCAACTTAGCTTCTTTGGAAGTGTCTACTCCGCCTGTATTCGTTGAAGCTTCTGGTGCCTTCGTAGCTGTCGAATCATTACTCGCTTCGTTGTTCTTCGATGAACAGGCTGTCAGTGCCCCAGTAAGCATGAGTACAGCAATTAAAGAAGACGCAATTTTTTTACCTTTCATTAGGTAAGCCTCCCTTTTCTCTTCTATTTATGAATTGCATTTATAATAAACGCGCCTTCGAAAAGGAGACGTCCATTAACCCTTTACAGCCCCGATGGTGAGGCCCGTTACGAAATAACGCTGTACAAATGGATATAAGAGAATAATTGGTCCAGTGGCCAATACAGCTGTAGCCATCTTAATGGACTGCGTTGGAAGATCGGCAGTATTGATAACCGCTCCCGAGTTGATCAGCGCCCCTAGGTTCGTCTGATTAACCATTCGCTGCAAGAAGTATTGGAGTGGATATTTCGTCGGGGAGTCCATATAAAGCATCCCGTTGTACCACTCATTCCAAAAGCCCAACGCTGAGAAAAGTCCAATGGTAGCCAAGGATGGGACAGCCAGCGGAATAAATATCCGCCAATAGATGCGGAAGTCACCAGCACCGTCAATGGTAGCAGATTCATATAAAGAATCCGGAATGGCCTTCATAAAATTACGCATTAGGAAGATGGACCATGCGCCAACCACGCCCGGTAGAATCATGGCGAATAAGCTGTCTTTCAAATCCAAGTGCTTGACCATCAGGATGTACGTTGGAATCAAGCCACCGCTGAAAAGTGTTGTAAAGTAAATTAGAAAGGAAAAGAAGTTGCGATATTTGAAATCCTTGCGGTTAAGCACGAACCCAGCCATCGACATCATGAACAGTCCAAGGACCGTACCCACAACGGTTATAAAAATAGTTACCTGATAAGCATTTATCAATTGCGTAGAGTTGTTGAACAACATCTCGTAAGCCTTAAAGGAAAATTCCTTAGGCAGCAGCTTGTAGCCCTCACGGACGATCTCCTGCTCATTCATGAACGATGAGGAGATCATTAGAGCAAAGGGAAATAAACAGAACAGTGAAAAGATAGTAATGCAGACATAGCTAATCGTTTTTATGATAATACTTCCGGAATCTTGTTTGATTTTTTGAGTTTCCATATTCATCACCCCTGTTTCGTGTCTGATCTAGAACAATGCGCTGTCCGGCTCGACCTTGCGTACAATAAAGTTAACTACAAGCACCAGAATCAGACCGAATAAGGATTGGTAGAAGCCTACTGCGGCGCCCATAGAGAAATTAAATTGTCCTACTAGTGAACGGAAGACATAGGTATCAATGATATCCGTCTGCGGATACAGTACGGAGTTCGTGCCAATCAGATTGTAGAAGAGGTCAAAGGAGCCTTTGAGAATTCCACCCATTCCGAATAGCAGGAGCAAAATAAAGGTTGGTTTGAGAATTGGTAAGGTCATATAACGGATTCGCTGCCAGGTTGTGGCTCCGTCCATATAGGCAGCTTCGTAGAGGTCATGATTAATCCCTGTGATCGTTGCCAGATAGACAATCATTCCGTATCCGGTACCAGCCCAGATCTTGAAGGCTACAATGATGTATTTCCATATGCCCGGATCAGAATAAAACTCGTAACGGTCTAGCCCCATTCCAGTTAACATCGTATTGATAAACCCGGAATTGAAATTGAATATATTGTAGGCAAACACACCGACGATAACCATGGAAATAAAGTTAGGTAGGAGAATGACCGATTGTGACACTTTCTTGAACCACTTGCCCGAGATCTCCGATAGCATAATGGCAAACACAATTTGAATAATGTTACCTAGAGCTAGGAAGACGATGTTGTAGAGCAACGTATTCTTGGTAATATTCCATAGATCGCCATTTTGAACCAAAAATTCGAAGTTTTTCAGACCGATAAAGTTACTTCCGAAAATACCTTTGTTGAGCTTGTAATCTACAAATGCAACATAAGCGCCAGGCATTACCGCATAGTGAAAAATAATGAAATATACGATTACAGGCAGCAACATTAGAAAAAGCACTTTGTTCTTAATGACTTCTCGGACAATACTTCCACCCGCAAGCTTAATTCTTGCCAATGAGCCCACCTCCAATTTGAAAGATGCATTTCGTCACATGCATAACTTAGCTTCCTTTCTTGTCCCGCAACCAGCATAAAACTGCTTGCTCATCCTTTATGAAAAAGCGTATCGGATGATATAGAAACGTTTCCATAATTTCTTTGAAACTCCCTGTACGAAAATCATACTCCCTAGATGTATGCGCTGTCAATTCATTTTATTTTTGAATTTCTAGTAATAAAAATCACATTTCACATCCTAAATATTATGAATCAACCATTTTAGCGAAGATAATTGACTTTTTATGGGCTTCGGACTAAGATCGATATGTATCGTTAATGGAAACGTTTCTATTTGTTCTTTCACAAACATGTCAGCCTCTATAAAGGGCGTCTGACAATGAACTCCCCGTACTGATCTATTTCATGTTTCATCTAATACTATTTTATCTGCGTGTGCATACGAAGCAGGATACTGAAAGCTATCCTATACTCGGAATCCGCTCTTGCTCTTAATGTTCTATAGCCCCCTGAAGGGTTCTGGAGTAGATCAAAATAGCGGTAAACACAATCTGCAAGCGCTCTCTTGTCGGTATAGCCCATCTATTTGTCACAATAACTTTCAATGCGCTCACGAGGAAGGTGTTAATCATGACTAAAGCGTTTATCCAAGATCTTGTGAACGACATGACTCTAGAAGAAAAATTGGCCCAATTAACCCAGCTAGGCCCTCACTATTGGGGGTTAGATGATACCGTGGATTTAACTGGCCCATTCAAGGAACTGAACATTCAGCCACAAATAATGGAGAACATCGGAAGCGTTCTGAACGGCATTGGCGCCAGGAATGTGATTGATCTGCAGACCCGGCATTTGAAAACCAACCGTCAGAAGATTCCCCTGCTCTTCATGGCAGATGTCATTCATGGTTACAGAACCATCCTTCCGATTCCGCTTGCGATAGGTTGTAGCTTTGACCTAGAAGCCTGCGAAAGATTCGCTGAAATTGCAGCCAAGGAGAGTGCGGCTGCCGGCATTCACCTCACTTTCTCACCAATGACGGATCTAGTACGCGATCCGCGCTGGGGACGGGTGATGGAGACATCCGGTGAGGACCCTTATCTAAATGCCCGTGTAACCGAGAGCATGGTGCGGGGCTATCAAGGCAAAGACCTAAAAGAAAAAGGACGCATCGCTGCTTGTGTGAAGCACTTCGCCGGCTATGGCGCTCCCGAAGGCGGTCGTGAATACAATACGGTGGATATGTCCCTCGGCGTATTACGCGAGTTCTATCTGCCAGCCTATAAGGCTGCAGTAGATGCGGGTGTAGCCATGGTGATGGCCGCATTCAATACGATCGATCGCATACCAGCAAGCGGTAATTCCAAACTTCTCCGCGGGATTCTGCGCGAGGAATGGGGCTTCAACGGCGTTACCATTGCTGATTTCAATTCCGTCAATGAGCTGATCCCTCATGGTGCTGCGCAGGATGGCAGTGAAGCAGCAGAGAAAAGTCTGGCCGCCGGACTGGATATTGAAATGATGTCCACCCATTATCTGAACCACGGTGCTGGTCTAGTCCAGGAAGGTAAGCTTGATATTTCCTTGATTGATGAAGCCGTCATCCGAGTGCTGGAGCTCAAGGACGCTCTCGGCTTGTTTGAGAATCCATTCAAGGATGCAGATCCACTAGTAGATGAGGCGCCTACGCCGAGCGCGGAGCATTTGCAAGCCGCGCGAGAGCTTGGTGCCAGCTCAGTTGTTCTGCTGAAAAATGACAATGACGCTCTGCCCCTTAAACGCGGTATGAAGATTGGACTAGCTGGTCCCTTCGCTACCTCCATTCATGTGCTAGGCGGCTGGTCTGGAACGGAAAAAGACCCTGCCGTATCACTCTACAGCGGCGTTTCTCAAAAAACTTCTGCTGCAGATATTATTACGGCCATGACTGGCGAGCTGGGAAGCATGCTGGACGGTGTTTTTGATGTGGAGGATGAAATCGAGGAAGCTTTCCAGCGCCTGAAAGATTGCGATGTGATTCTCGCTGCTGTCGGCGAGAATCAGCAGGATACCGGGGAAGGCGGAAGCAAAACCAATCTACGCCTGTCGACCAATCAGGAGAAGCTGATCTGGCGTCTGAAGGATACCGGCAAAAAGATCGTTACCGTTGTATTTAGCGGCCGACCGCTGGAGCTAAAGCCCGTTCTTGAGGCTAGCGACGCTTTGCTGCAAGCCTGGTTCCTAGGTACAGAATCAGGAAACTCACTAGCTGATGTGCTGTTCGGAGATTATAATCCTTCCGGTCGTTTATCTATGAGCTTTCCTTACTCGGTTGGGCAAATTCCTGTCTATTACAATGCTTATCAGACGGGCCGTCCTTATGATCCACTATATCCCAATGTTCGTTATGTAACTCGATATCTGGATTGCCCTAATGACCCGCTGTTCTGCTTTGGATATGGACTTAGCTACTCCAGTTTTGATCACAGCAACTTCAATGTTGATGCTGCCGATCGAGTTGTTGCCTCCATTGAGGTAGAGAATACTTCGGACATCGCCGGCAAGGAAACCGTTCAACTCTATATCCACGATGTCAGTGCAAGTGTCGTGCGTCCGATCAAGGAGCTGAAGGGCTTCCGGCAGATTACACTCGCAGCGCATGAGAAACAAGTGGTTTCTTTCGAGATCACTAGAGATATGCTGATGTTCTACGGAAAAGACGATCAATTGGTCTTCGAGCCCGGGGAATTTGATATTATGATTGGTAGAAACTCCGGAGATCACTTCACCCAGCGGATCTGGGTCGACTAACAATATTAGACAGTAAGGGAGATACCCTAATGAGACACAGTTTATCATTTCAACAAGATGGAACCTTGAAAATTGTACAGTTCACTGATCTTCACTGGATGGATGGAAGAGCCGAAGATCAGCGTACCCGGGAACTGATGGAACGCGTTCTAGAAGCGGAACAACCTGATCTTGTGGTTTTCACAGGTGATCTAATTTACACCGCCCCTGTATCACCAGGCGAAAAGGCGTGTGAAGACCCCGCCCAAGCTTTTCGGAATGCTGTCGCTGCTGTGGAGAAAACAGGTACACCTTGGGCCTTCGTATTCGGTAACCATGATACAGAAACCCTGATTTCTCGCAGTGAACTTATGCAAATTGCATTGGAACATCCCCACTGCCTGGCGGAAGCCGGTCCAGAGGATCTTGAAGGTTCAGGCAATTACACGCTTGAAATTAAAGATCAGGATGGCCATGCGGCTGCTGTTCTTTATTTCGTAGACTCCGGCAGCTATTCCGAGATGGAGCATATCCCTGGCTACAATTGGATTAGCCGGAATCAGATCAACTGGCTAACTGCTGAATCAGCTCGGCTGAATCCAAAGACTGCTGAGAACAGACTACCTGCATTGGCTTTCTTCCATATCCCGATTCCTGAGTACCAGGAAGCATGGTCAACACAAGTCTGTCATGGACATAAGTTTGAGCGTGTATGCTCACCACATGTTAACTCGGGATTGTTCACAGCTTTGCTTGAAATGGGCGATGTGCTTGGCACCTTTTGCGGACATGACCATATCAACGATTTTACGGGCAACCTGTACGGCATACGCCTCTGCTACGGGCGGGCGACTGGCTATAACACTTATGGAAAAGAAGGCTTTATGCGGGGAGCACGCGTCATAAAACTGACTCAGGGCACCAAGGACTTCGATACCTGGCTTCGTCTTGAAGACGGGTCCGTCTTACTCGAACAGCCGATTCATCAGCCTGAACCCGCTGCCGGTTCAGAGCACTAACCGTCTTACTCCATTTACTGCAATCGTATTTGCTCATCTATAGTTATAAAAAGAACCCGCGCTGTTGTGCATAGTGCAGGTTCTTTTTATGTTCCAATATTAGCTTGTTCCTATACTCCCCATTACATCGCTTTTTTTGTTAAAATAGAGTAGTCGACGTATTAAGCACTACAGCGTCAGTCATGGAACGGAGGCAAGTACCTGTGGATTATATTATTCTGGACATCGAATTCAACGGCCGTAAGTTTGCCAGCGAGCACCCTATGGAGGTCATTGAGATTGGAGCCGTCCGGTTAGACTCTTCATTGCAGTATAAGGATGAATTTTCTTCCTTGATCAAACCCATATATTTCTCTACCCTTAATTCTTTTATTAAGAAAAAAACCGGTATTCCCCAAGAGGAAATCGATATCGCCCCCCGCTTCCCGAAAGTCATCACTGCGTTTAGAGAGTGGCTTGATCTAAGTACAGACGGAGTACTGCTGCTTACTTGGGGTGGCGAGGACATGAAGCGCATCATCCAGGATGTGCGCATGCACAAGATGGACGATTCCTACTGGATGTCCGCTACGTATTTCGATTTACTGAAAGGTGTGTTGCGTGCTCGCGGCCTTAGCAATGATATCAGTGTCGAAGGTGCAATGGCTTTGTTTGAGCTTGAACCTTCTGGTTCTGCTCACCGTGCACTGGATGATGCAAAGATGACGTCGGAGATCTTCCGAGCTGTCTTTAATGATCTGGATTTCGAGCGCTCGCAGCATTACGTAGATACCTTCTCCAATGCCAAAGAACGCAAGACGGTCAAAGTCGCCATTAAAGCGATGAACTCGCAAAAAGTTGTACCTACCTGGGACCTTGTTCTCGAACACTACTTCTCAGATAAAACAACCCTAACCGATCCTCGGAAATTAGAGGAATTACAAAATTATTTTGCGGCGCAGATGGGTCAAAAATAACTTCAAGCACCAGCAAATCATAGCAGCGGCAGTCTTCCCAATGATCTTTAGCGGGTAACTGCCGCTGTTTTGGATACTCTAAAAAAACATTTGACCTTCACGCTACGTAAAGGTGTACATTGAATTTGTGGGAGGTGATACTACGGAATACACAGTACAGAAGCTCGCAGAGCTAGCTGGAATCAGTACGCGAACCCTGCGCTACTACGATGAGTTTGGCATTCTTAAGCCGGCGAGAATCAACTCCTCGGGGTATCGTATCTATGGCCGCGCCGAAGTAGATCTACTACAGCAAATCTTATTTTATCGAGAGCTTGGTTTAAGTCTGGAGCGTATCAAAGCTATTATGACCGAGCCGTCATTCGACGGAGCCAAAGCGCTGCGGGAGCATCATGACAAGCTGCTTGAAAAGAGACAGCAATTAGATTTATTAATCGCTAACGTCGAACAGACGCTAGCTCATCAGGAAGGGAGAATTACTATGAGTGACGCTGAGAAATTCGAAGGCTTTAAACAAAAGCTGGTAGAGGATAACGAGAAGAAATACGGTCAAGAAATACGGGAGAAATACGGGGACAGCACCGCGGATCAATCCAACAAGAAGCTTAAAGGTATGTCAGAAGAGCAATATGCAGCTATACAGCAGCTTGAGGAGGACATGTTCGAGACACTCTTACAGGCTATGGAGCATGGAGATCCTGCCAGTGTATTGGCACAAAAAAGTGCTGACCTGCACCGTCAATGGCTCTCCTTCTACTGGGATACTTATTCCAAAGAAGCACATGCTGGCGTAGCGCAAATGTATGTGGATGATGAACGTTTTACCAAGTACTATGACAAGCGACGCCCTGGACTCGCAGCGTTCTTAAGAGATGCCGTTCACGTATACACGGGAACAAAATAATAAGAAGAAAC
This window of the Paenibacillus sp. FSL R10-2734 genome carries:
- a CDS encoding metallophosphoesterase family protein produces the protein MRHSLSFQQDGTLKIVQFTDLHWMDGRAEDQRTRELMERVLEAEQPDLVVFTGDLIYTAPVSPGEKACEDPAQAFRNAVAAVEKTGTPWAFVFGNHDTETLISRSELMQIALEHPHCLAEAGPEDLEGSGNYTLEIKDQDGHAAAVLYFVDSGSYSEMEHIPGYNWISRNQINWLTAESARLNPKTAENRLPALAFFHIPIPEYQEAWSTQVCHGHKFERVCSPHVNSGLFTALLEMGDVLGTFCGHDHINDFTGNLYGIRLCYGRATGYNTYGKEGFMRGARVIKLTQGTKDFDTWLRLEDGSVLLEQPIHQPEPAAGSEH
- a CDS encoding ABC transporter permease subunit, whose amino-acid sequence is MARIKLAGGSIVREVIKNKVLFLMLLPVIVYFIIFHYAVMPGAYVAFVDYKLNKGIFGSNFIGLKNFEFLVQNGDLWNITKNTLLYNIVFLALGNIIQIVFAIMLSEISGKWFKKVSQSVILLPNFISMVIVGVFAYNIFNFNSGFINTMLTGMGLDRYEFYSDPGIWKYIIVAFKIWAGTGYGMIVYLATITGINHDLYEAAYMDGATTWQRIRYMTLPILKPTFILLLLFGMGGILKGSFDLFYNLIGTNSVLYPQTDIIDTYVFRSLVGQFNFSMGAAVGFYQSLFGLILVLVVNFIVRKVEPDSALF
- a CDS encoding 3'-5' exonuclease, whose translation is MERRQVPVDYIILDIEFNGRKFASEHPMEVIEIGAVRLDSSLQYKDEFSSLIKPIYFSTLNSFIKKKTGIPQEEIDIAPRFPKVITAFREWLDLSTDGVLLLTWGGEDMKRIIQDVRMHKMDDSYWMSATYFDLLKGVLRARGLSNDISVEGAMALFELEPSGSAHRALDDAKMTSEIFRAVFNDLDFERSQHYVDTFSNAKERKTVKVAIKAMNSQKVVPTWDLVLEHYFSDKTTLTDPRKLEELQNYFAAQMGQK
- the bglX gene encoding beta-glucosidase BglX; its protein translation is MTKAFIQDLVNDMTLEEKLAQLTQLGPHYWGLDDTVDLTGPFKELNIQPQIMENIGSVLNGIGARNVIDLQTRHLKTNRQKIPLLFMADVIHGYRTILPIPLAIGCSFDLEACERFAEIAAKESAAAGIHLTFSPMTDLVRDPRWGRVMETSGEDPYLNARVTESMVRGYQGKDLKEKGRIAACVKHFAGYGAPEGGREYNTVDMSLGVLREFYLPAYKAAVDAGVAMVMAAFNTIDRIPASGNSKLLRGILREEWGFNGVTIADFNSVNELIPHGAAQDGSEAAEKSLAAGLDIEMMSTHYLNHGAGLVQEGKLDISLIDEAVIRVLELKDALGLFENPFKDADPLVDEAPTPSAEHLQAARELGASSVVLLKNDNDALPLKRGMKIGLAGPFATSIHVLGGWSGTEKDPAVSLYSGVSQKTSAADIITAMTGELGSMLDGVFDVEDEIEEAFQRLKDCDVILAAVGENQQDTGEGGSKTNLRLSTNQEKLIWRLKDTGKKIVTVVFSGRPLELKPVLEASDALLQAWFLGTESGNSLADVLFGDYNPSGRLSMSFPYSVGQIPVYYNAYQTGRPYDPLYPNVRYVTRYLDCPNDPLFCFGYGLSYSSFDHSNFNVDAADRVVASIEVENTSDIAGKETVQLYIHDVSASVVRPIKELKGFRQITLAAHEKQVVSFEITRDMLMFYGKDDQLVFEPGEFDIMIGRNSGDHFTQRIWVD
- a CDS encoding MerR family transcriptional regulator, with product MYIEFVGGDTTEYTVQKLAELAGISTRTLRYYDEFGILKPARINSSGYRIYGRAEVDLLQQILFYRELGLSLERIKAIMTEPSFDGAKALREHHDKLLEKRQQLDLLIANVEQTLAHQEGRITMSDAEKFEGFKQKLVEDNEKKYGQEIREKYGDSTADQSNKKLKGMSEEQYAAIQQLEEDMFETLLQAMEHGDPASVLAQKSADLHRQWLSFYWDTYSKEAHAGVAQMYVDDERFTKYYDKRRPGLAAFLRDAVHVYTGTK